One Gossypium raimondii isolate GPD5lz chromosome 3, ASM2569854v1, whole genome shotgun sequence genomic window carries:
- the LOC105794094 gene encoding uncharacterized protein LOC105794094 isoform X1, producing the protein MRRASFTSSILSRTLSTVHDGGTVNLHPRLLRVALFSSSRTDNSNSRRHWFSPLLNSFSKTSGQAVSLGLVGVVASVASAASVYAKEPPPAEIIPKDVVLYQYEACPFCNKVKAFLDYYDIPYKVVEVNPISKKEIKWSDYKKVPILMVDGQQLVDSSAIIDQLSEKILPGKAIISVADEDEETKWRRWVDNHLVHVLSPNIYRNTSEALESFDYITSNGNFSFTEKITVKYAGAAAMYFVSKNLKKKYNITDERAALYEATETWVDALNGRNFLGGSKPNLADLAVFGVLRPIRYLRSGRDMVEHTRIGEWYSRMEKVVGESSRIKA; encoded by the exons ATGAGAAGGGCCTCCTTCACCTCCTCCATCCTTTCTAGGACCCTCTCCACCGTTCACGACGGAGGAACAGTCAACCTACACCCTCGTCTCCTCCGGGTGGCGCTCTTTAGCAGCAGCAGAACCGACAATTCCAATTCTCGCCGCCATTGGTTCTCTCCGCTTCTCAATTCCTTTTCGAAAACCTCTGGTCAAGCCGTCTCTCTCGGCCTTGTCGGCGTTGTCGCCTCTGTGGCCTCTGCTGCTTCGGTCTACGCCAAGGAGCCGCCACCAGCTGAAATCATCCCAAAGGACGTTGTTCTTTATCAGTATGAGGCCTGCCCATTTTGTAATAAAGTTAAAG CATTCTTGGACTACTATGATATACCATACAAGGTGGTGGAAGTCAATCCCATTAGTAAGAAAGAGATCAAGTGGTCTGATTACAAGAAGGTGCCTATTCTGATGGTTGATGGTCAACAGCTGGTGGACTCATCAG CTATTATTGACCAATTGAGTGAAAAGATCCTTCCTGGAAAAGCAATTATTTCAGTTGctgatgaagatgaagaaacaaAGTGGCGTAG GTGGGTTGACAACCACTTGGTGCATGTCTTATCTCCAAACATATACCGCAACACGTCTGAGGCTCTTGAATCTTTCGACTACATCACTAGCAATG GTAACTTCAGTTTCACTGAGAAGATAACAGTGAAATATGCTGGAGCTGCAGCTATGTATTTTGTGTCCAAGAATCTAAAGAAGAAATATAACATCACTGATGAGCGTGCTGCCTTGTATGAAGCAACAGAAACATGGGTGGATGCTCTAAATGGGCGAAATTTTCTTG GGGGATCCAAGCCTAATCTAGCTGACCTTGCTGTCTTTGGGGTGCTAAGACCGATACGTTACCTGAGATCTGGTAGAGATATGGTGGAACACACTCGAATTGGAGAGTGGTACTCTAGAATGGAGAAAGTAGTTGGGGAGTCATCAAGGATCAAGGCTTAA
- the LOC105794094 gene encoding uncharacterized protein LOC105794094 isoform X2: protein MRRASFTSSILSRTLSTVHDGGTVNLHPRLLRVALFSSSRTDNSNSRRHWFSPLLNSFSKTSGQAVSLGLVGVVASVASAASVYAKEPPPAEIIPKDVVLYQYEACPFCNKVKAFLDYYDIPYKVVEVNPISKKEIKWSDYKKVPILMVDGQQLVDSSAIIDQLSEKILPGKAIISVADEDEETKWRRWVDNHLVHVLSPNIYRNTSEALESFDYITSNGNFSFTEKITVKYAGAAAMYFVSKNLKKKYNITDERAALYEATETWVDALNGRNFLGMISKWI from the exons ATGAGAAGGGCCTCCTTCACCTCCTCCATCCTTTCTAGGACCCTCTCCACCGTTCACGACGGAGGAACAGTCAACCTACACCCTCGTCTCCTCCGGGTGGCGCTCTTTAGCAGCAGCAGAACCGACAATTCCAATTCTCGCCGCCATTGGTTCTCTCCGCTTCTCAATTCCTTTTCGAAAACCTCTGGTCAAGCCGTCTCTCTCGGCCTTGTCGGCGTTGTCGCCTCTGTGGCCTCTGCTGCTTCGGTCTACGCCAAGGAGCCGCCACCAGCTGAAATCATCCCAAAGGACGTTGTTCTTTATCAGTATGAGGCCTGCCCATTTTGTAATAAAGTTAAAG CATTCTTGGACTACTATGATATACCATACAAGGTGGTGGAAGTCAATCCCATTAGTAAGAAAGAGATCAAGTGGTCTGATTACAAGAAGGTGCCTATTCTGATGGTTGATGGTCAACAGCTGGTGGACTCATCAG CTATTATTGACCAATTGAGTGAAAAGATCCTTCCTGGAAAAGCAATTATTTCAGTTGctgatgaagatgaagaaacaaAGTGGCGTAG GTGGGTTGACAACCACTTGGTGCATGTCTTATCTCCAAACATATACCGCAACACGTCTGAGGCTCTTGAATCTTTCGACTACATCACTAGCAATG GTAACTTCAGTTTCACTGAGAAGATAACAGTGAAATATGCTGGAGCTGCAGCTATGTATTTTGTGTCCAAGAATCTAAAGAAGAAATATAACATCACTGATGAGCGTGCTGCCTTGTATGAAGCAACAGAAACATGGGTGGATGCTCTAAATGGGCGAAATTTTCTTGGTATGATTTCTAAGTGGATATAA